The following proteins are encoded in a genomic region of Alphaproteobacteria bacterium:
- a CDS encoding DMT family transporter, with product MALVVVLCAVWGVNQVAIKFGNAGISPLWQSAIRSAGGAILVLAWTWFRGIPIFVRDGTLAGGIAAGLLFGTEFGLLYWAIEFTTAARSVVLLYTAPISLAIAAHFFLKNDRLTPRKILGLTACFLGVALLFADSLTLPDRTGLIGDALAFAASLFWSASTIVIKRSNLATARGEKIGLYQYAVSAVLLGAVALLMGEKGIFDPTPLVMGALAFQIVIVVFVSYTIWFALIPVYRASSLASFSFLTPVFGVLAAHLLLGEELKPVLVMSLALVGFGIWTVNRPAKA from the coding sequence ATGGCCCTGGTCGTCGTGCTATGCGCGGTCTGGGGCGTCAACCAAGTCGCGATCAAGTTCGGCAACGCCGGTATTTCGCCGCTCTGGCAATCGGCGATTCGCTCGGCCGGCGGGGCGATCCTCGTGCTGGCTTGGACATGGTTTCGCGGCATTCCGATTTTCGTGCGCGACGGCACGCTGGCGGGCGGGATCGCGGCCGGCTTGCTGTTCGGCACGGAATTCGGCCTGCTCTATTGGGCGATCGAATTCACCACCGCCGCGCGTTCGGTCGTGCTGCTCTATACCGCCCCGATCTCGCTGGCGATCGCGGCGCATTTCTTCCTGAAGAACGACCGGCTGACGCCGCGCAAGATATTGGGCCTGACCGCGTGTTTCCTGGGCGTCGCATTGCTGTTCGCGGATTCGCTGACCCTGCCGGACCGCACCGGCTTGATCGGCGATGCGCTGGCCTTCGCCGCGTCGCTGTTCTGGAGTGCGTCGACCATCGTCATCAAACGCTCCAACCTCGCCACCGCGCGCGGCGAGAAGATCGGCCTTTACCAATATGCCGTGTCGGCGGTGCTGCTCGGTGCGGTCGCGTTGCTGATGGGCGAGAAGGGCATCTTCGACCCCACGCCCTTGGTGATGGGCGCACTCGCCTTTCAGATCGTGATCGTCGTCTTCGTCAGCTACACGATCTGGTTCGCGTTGATCCCGGTCTATCGCGCCTCGTCGCTGGCGTCGTTCTCGTTCCTCACGCCGGTCTTCGGCGTGCTGGCGGCGCATCTGCTCCTGGGCGAGGAATTGAAGCCCGTCCTGGTCATGTCGCTGGCGCTCGTGGGCTTCGGCATCTGGACGGTCAACCGCCCGGCGAAAGCCTAA
- a CDS encoding PaaI family thioesterase, protein MAPAGDSAFRDLIGYYPRVWRENYVEMLLKLEERHRNRSGIAHGGVVATMIDVAGGFAGCYCPHPGRVRRASTLSLTTQFIGPARIGRTLIATGRTRPGGKSIYFATIEIVDDEGKFVATGEAVFKYRPGSETLEGVAR, encoded by the coding sequence ATGGCGCCCGCGGGCGATAGCGCGTTTCGCGACTTGATCGGCTATTACCCGCGCGTTTGGCGCGAAAACTACGTGGAAATGCTGCTGAAGCTGGAGGAACGCCACCGCAACCGTTCCGGTATCGCGCATGGCGGCGTGGTCGCGACGATGATCGACGTCGCGGGCGGATTCGCGGGCTGCTATTGCCCGCATCCCGGCCGCGTGCGCCGCGCTTCCACCTTGTCGCTGACCACGCAATTCATCGGGCCTGCGCGAATCGGCCGCACATTGATCGCGACGGGCCGCACGCGGCCCGGCGGCAAGTCGATCTATTTCGCGACGATCGAGATTGTCGACGACGAAGGTAAATTCGTGGCGACCGGCGAAGCCGTCTTTAAATACCGCCCCGGCAGCGAAACCTTGGAAGGCGTGGCACGTTGA
- a CDS encoding thiamine pyrophosphate-binding protein → MSPKPRSGGRVLVDQLLIHGVDMAFCVPGESYLEVLDALHDSRTIRLINARHEAGAANMAEAYGKLTGKPGICMVTRGPGATHASVGVHTAMQDSTPMILLVGQVGRDMMDREAFQEIDYRQMFGSVVKWAAQIDDAARIPEYMARAFHTATSGRPGPVVLALPEDMLTDVVTVRDAEPYRVAKPAPTHSDLLRVQAALAKAQRPLVIIGGPGWQDEAGAAIQAFAEANDLPVAASFRRMDAIAPDSRVYVGDLGTSGPPELIKRAKEADLLLVIGARLGEMTTQGYTVLESPEPKQTLIHIHADPDELGRVYRPDVGIVADANAFALATGALKPLETRPWKAWTQAARADYEKSLVPNPYNGELDMGRAMRELATSRHVESYVVTVDAGNHTGWPMRFLPFKRPARLVGPTSGAMGYSVPAAVAASLVHPDRLVLGMIGDGGFMMSGLEIATAVQYGAAPIILVFDNGIYGTIRMHQEREHPARVVGTDLKSPDFVGLAKSLGAYAEAVTRTEDFMPALERAIAARRTALLALTIDPEIITTRTTMTAIREAALKRQAAQAR, encoded by the coding sequence ATGTCCCCCAAACCGCGCAGCGGCGGCCGGGTTCTGGTCGATCAGTTGCTGATTCACGGCGTCGATATGGCGTTCTGCGTGCCGGGGGAATCCTATCTCGAAGTGCTCGACGCGCTGCACGACAGCCGCACGATCCGCCTGATCAACGCGCGCCACGAAGCGGGTGCGGCGAACATGGCGGAAGCCTACGGGAAGCTCACCGGCAAGCCGGGCATTTGCATGGTCACGCGCGGACCGGGGGCGACGCATGCCTCGGTCGGCGTGCACACGGCGATGCAGGATTCGACGCCGATGATCCTGCTGGTCGGCCAGGTCGGCCGCGACATGATGGATCGCGAAGCGTTCCAGGAAATCGACTACCGGCAAATGTTCGGCTCGGTCGTCAAATGGGCGGCGCAGATCGACGACGCGGCGCGCATTCCCGAATACATGGCGCGCGCGTTTCACACCGCGACGTCGGGCCGCCCCGGCCCGGTCGTGCTGGCCCTGCCCGAAGACATGCTGACCGATGTGGTGACGGTGCGCGACGCCGAACCCTATCGCGTCGCCAAGCCCGCCCCGACGCATTCCGATCTGCTGCGCGTGCAGGCCGCCTTGGCCAAGGCGCAGCGCCCGCTGGTGATCATTGGCGGGCCGGGCTGGCAGGACGAGGCGGGGGCTGCGATCCAAGCTTTCGCCGAAGCCAATGATCTTCCCGTGGCGGCGTCGTTCCGGCGCATGGATGCGATCGCGCCCGATTCGCGCGTCTATGTCGGCGATCTCGGCACGTCGGGCCCGCCCGAATTGATCAAGCGCGCCAAGGAAGCCGATCTGCTGCTGGTGATCGGTGCGCGCTTGGGCGAGATGACGACGCAGGGCTACACGGTGCTGGAAAGCCCGGAGCCCAAACAGACGCTGATCCATATCCACGCCGATCCGGACGAACTCGGCCGCGTCTATCGCCCGGATGTCGGCATCGTCGCCGACGCGAACGCGTTCGCGCTCGCCACGGGTGCGTTGAAGCCGCTGGAAACACGTCCGTGGAAAGCATGGACGCAAGCCGCGCGCGCCGATTACGAGAAGTCGCTGGTGCCCAATCCCTATAACGGCGAACTCGATATGGGCCGCGCGATGCGCGAACTCGCGACGTCGCGCCACGTCGAAAGCTATGTCGTCACGGTCGATGCCGGGAACCATACCGGCTGGCCGATGCGCTTCCTGCCGTTCAAGCGGCCCGCGCGCTTGGTCGGGCCGACCTCGGGCGCCATGGGCTATTCCGTGCCGGCGGCCGTCGCGGCGTCGCTCGTCCATCCCGATCGCCTCGTGCTCGGCATGATCGGCGATGGCGGGTTCATGATGTCGGGGCTCGAGATCGCGACCGCCGTGCAATATGGTGCCGCGCCGATCATTCTGGTCTTCGACAACGGCATTTACGGCACGATCCGCATGCATCAGGAACGCGAGCATCCCGCCCGCGTCGTCGGCACGGATTTGAAGAGCCCGGATTTCGTCGGGCTCGCCAAATCGCTGGGCGCTTATGCCGAGGCCGTGACGCGGACCGAGGATTTCATGCCCGCGTTGGAACGCGCCATCGCCGCGCGCCGCACGGCGCTGCTGGCGTTGACGATCGATCCCGAAATCATCACCACGCGCACGACAATGACCGCCATCCGCGAAGCGGCGCTGAAGCGCCAAGCCGCGCAAGCGCGCTGA
- a CDS encoding formate--tetrahydrofolate ligase, protein MSDIEIARKATLRPLAEVAAKIGIPEAAIEPYGRAKAKIDTGLLPKSAKRGKLILVTAINPTKAGEGKTTTTIGLGDALNRIGKRTAIALREPSLGPCFGQKGGATGGGYAQIVPMADINLHFTGDIHAIGTAHNLLAALVDNHVYWGKAPAIDPKRVVWPRVMDMNDRSLRDLVMGLGAGNGAVRQGRFDITTASEVMAIFCLAKDMADLQARLSRVVVAERKEGGYVTAADLKAQGAMAALLKDAIKPNLVQTLEGNPVLVHGGPFANIAHGCNSVAATTTALSLADYVVTEAGFGADLGAEKFLDIKCRQAGLTPDLAVVVATVRALKLQGGADAKGLTQEDVGAVEKGLANLLRHVENLKKFGLPVLVAINAFTSDTAAEWTAIEKACAAAGTKAIRAKHWADGGAGAEDLAREVVAQIDKGEAKFKFLYPDDAPLKTKIETIAREIYRASGVSFASAASKRLKAIEEAGFGKFPVCMAKTQYSFSADPDLKGAPTGHTLPVREVRLSAGAGFVVALAGDVMTMPGLPKIPAAEAIGLTQDGEIDGIF, encoded by the coding sequence ATGTCCGATATCGAGATCGCCCGCAAGGCGACGTTGCGCCCGCTCGCGGAAGTCGCCGCCAAGATCGGCATTCCCGAAGCGGCGATCGAGCCCTATGGCCGCGCCAAGGCAAAAATCGATACCGGGTTGCTGCCCAAATCGGCCAAGCGCGGCAAGTTGATCCTCGTCACCGCGATCAACCCGACCAAGGCGGGCGAGGGCAAGACGACGACCACCATCGGCTTGGGCGACGCGCTCAACCGCATCGGCAAGCGGACGGCAATCGCGTTGCGCGAACCCTCGCTCGGGCCCTGTTTCGGGCAAAAGGGCGGGGCGACCGGCGGCGGTTACGCCCAGATCGTGCCGATGGCCGATATCAATCTGCATTTCACCGGCGATATCCACGCGATCGGCACGGCGCATAATCTGCTCGCCGCCCTCGTCGACAATCACGTCTATTGGGGCAAGGCGCCCGCGATCGATCCCAAGCGCGTGGTGTGGCCGCGCGTGATGGACATGAACGACCGGTCGCTGCGCGATCTGGTGATGGGCTTGGGGGCGGGCAATGGGGCCGTGCGCCAAGGCCGCTTCGACATCACGACCGCGTCGGAAGTGATGGCGATTTTCTGCCTCGCCAAGGATATGGCCGATCTGCAAGCGCGGCTTTCGCGCGTCGTGGTGGCCGAGCGCAAGGAAGGTGGCTACGTCACCGCCGCCGACCTCAAAGCGCAGGGCGCCATGGCCGCGCTGCTGAAAGACGCGATTAAGCCGAATCTGGTGCAGACGTTGGAAGGCAATCCCGTCCTGGTCCATGGCGGGCCGTTCGCGAATATCGCGCATGGCTGCAACTCGGTTGCGGCCACAACGACCGCCTTGTCGCTCGCCGATTACGTGGTCACGGAAGCCGGCTTCGGCGCGGATTTGGGTGCCGAAAAATTCCTCGACATCAAATGCCGCCAAGCGGGCCTCACGCCCGATCTCGCGGTCGTGGTCGCGACGGTGCGCGCCCTCAAGCTGCAAGGCGGCGCGGATGCCAAGGGGTTGACGCAAGAAGATGTCGGCGCGGTCGAGAAGGGCCTCGCCAATCTTCTGCGCCATGTCGAGAATTTGAAGAAATTCGGGCTGCCCGTGCTGGTCGCGATCAACGCTTTTACGTCCGACACCGCTGCCGAATGGACGGCGATCGAGAAGGCCTGTGCGGCGGCGGGCACCAAAGCGATCCGCGCCAAGCATTGGGCCGATGGCGGGGCGGGGGCGGAAGACCTCGCGCGCGAAGTCGTCGCCCAGATCGACAAGGGCGAAGCGAAGTTCAAGTTCCTTTATCCCGACGACGCGCCGCTCAAGACCAAAATTGAAACCATCGCGCGCGAGATCTATCGCGCGTCGGGGGTCAGCTTCGCTTCGGCCGCATCGAAGCGCTTGAAGGCGATCGAAGAAGCGGGCTTCGGCAAATTCCCGGTCTGCATGGCGAAGACGCAGTATTCCTTCTCCGCCGATCCGGATTTGAAGGGCGCGCCGACGGGCCACACGCTGCCGGTGCGCGAAGTGCGCTTGTCCGCCGGGGCGGGTTTCGTCGTGGCGCTGGCGGGCGACGTGATGACCATGCCGGGCCTGCCGAAAATCCCGGCCGCCGAAGCGATCGGCCTGACGCAAGACGGCGAAATCGACGGAATCTTTTGA
- a CDS encoding DMT family transporter, producing the protein MPARANLRAVFLMVGAMALFASMDALNKSLTQGYPISQILAIRFTLFVAFACLLAKRGPWLVFESKAPWWQALRTAVLLVEMVSFILAFKYLPLAEVHAVAAAAPLLATATAAIFLKEKVDPIGWGLVVGGMLGALLVIGPGFEQLGPAMWIAVLAMATWGVYQTLTRLIAGKDSTDVTTLHTPLVGLVFASAVAYFDWRAPDAAGWFWLIASGSLGAFAHICIVRALAIAPASALQPYNYLLVAFVTFLGWLIYGDVPGMWTVIGAIVICACGIAAMRRAAVKA; encoded by the coding sequence ATGCCCGCCCGCGCCAATCTGCGGGCGGTGTTCCTGATGGTCGGGGCGATGGCGCTGTTCGCGTCGATGGACGCGCTCAACAAATCGCTGACCCAGGGCTATCCGATTTCGCAGATACTGGCGATCCGCTTCACGTTATTCGTCGCGTTCGCCTGCCTGCTCGCCAAGCGCGGGCCGTGGCTGGTGTTCGAAAGCAAAGCGCCGTGGTGGCAGGCGCTGCGCACGGCGGTGCTGCTCGTCGAAATGGTCTCGTTCATTCTGGCGTTCAAATATCTGCCGCTGGCCGAAGTGCACGCGGTCGCGGCGGCGGCGCCGCTGCTCGCCACGGCGACGGCGGCGATTTTCCTGAAGGAGAAAGTCGATCCGATCGGCTGGGGCCTCGTGGTCGGCGGCATGCTGGGCGCGCTGCTGGTGATCGGTCCCGGCTTCGAGCAACTCGGCCCCGCGATGTGGATCGCCGTGCTCGCGATGGCGACCTGGGGCGTCTATCAAACGCTGACGCGCCTGATCGCCGGCAAGGATTCGACCGACGTGACGACGCTGCACACGCCGCTCGTCGGCCTAGTGTTCGCGAGCGCCGTCGCGTATTTCGACTGGCGCGCGCCCGACGCCGCCGGGTGGTTTTGGCTGATCGCCAGCGGCTCGCTGGGCGCCTTCGCGCATATCTGCATCGTGCGCGCATTGGCGATAGCACCCGCCAGCGCGCTTCAGCCCTATAATTATCTACTGGTCGCGTTCGTGACCTTTTTGGGCTGGCTGATCTACGGCGACGTGCCGGGGATGTGGACGGTGATCGGCGCCATCGTGATTTGCGCTTGCGGCATCGCGGCGATGCGCCGCGCCGCGGTTAAAGCGTAA
- a CDS encoding antibiotic biosynthesis monooxygenase codes for MIAVIFEVRPAEGRKQDYLDFAAALRADLEKSDGFISVERFQSLTDDGKMLSLSFWRDEAAIQAWRNRPGHRAAQAAGRTGIFADYRLRIAGVIRDYGMFERDQAPADSRAAHEAGFTL; via the coding sequence ATGATCGCCGTGATTTTCGAAGTGCGGCCCGCCGAAGGGCGCAAACAAGATTATCTCGATTTCGCCGCCGCCTTGCGCGCCGATCTGGAGAAGAGCGACGGCTTTATCTCGGTCGAGCGGTTCCAAAGCTTGACCGACGACGGCAAGATGCTGTCGCTGTCCTTCTGGCGCGACGAAGCCGCCATTCAGGCGTGGCGCAACCGGCCCGGCCATCGCGCGGCGCAGGCCGCCGGGCGCACCGGCATTTTCGCCGATTACCGTCTGCGCATCGCGGGCGTGATCCGCGATTACGGCATGTTCGAACGCGATCAAGCGCCGGCGGACTCCCGCGCGGCGCACGAGGCGGGGTTTACGCTTTAA
- a CDS encoding glycosyltransferase family 4 protein, which translates to MRIAFVNPNLAHDYDADTPFEAPLPGSESAQVYLALALAARGHQVALFSGTTRGDRRLRGLDQARWTGELPGDWDAIFVTSAPELVPALRAAHPNPPIFAWAHNVFVPGTEEDAALKALSGPRDRIICVSNWHKTNFTDYGVAEARIVVLGNAIGPAFENMFAPGDSIVAAKARPPRASFTSVPYKGLKQALAFFKELRAARPDVSLDVFSSFDFYPANNFFRHQPSWKFLAQEAKNAPGVVSHGNVPQAELARALKASLLLFYPNVAAETASIATMEAMASGCVVITTALGALPETTGEFGILAPVVDRNIDPQAYVNAATAIVDAFAQNNPALDARLRLQVDWVNRVYRWSARAEQAEAIIGGIA; encoded by the coding sequence ATGCGAATCGCCTTCGTCAATCCGAACCTCGCCCATGATTACGACGCCGATACGCCGTTCGAAGCGCCGTTGCCCGGCTCCGAATCGGCGCAGGTCTATCTCGCACTTGCGTTAGCGGCGCGCGGTCATCAGGTCGCGCTGTTTTCCGGTACCACGCGCGGGGATCGGCGCTTGCGCGGGCTCGATCAGGCCCGCTGGACGGGCGAATTGCCCGGCGACTGGGACGCGATTTTCGTGACCTCGGCGCCCGAGCTTGTGCCCGCCTTGCGCGCAGCGCACCCGAACCCGCCGATCTTCGCCTGGGCGCATAACGTGTTCGTGCCGGGCACCGAGGAAGACGCGGCGCTGAAGGCCCTCTCCGGCCCGCGCGACCGCATCATTTGCGTATCGAACTGGCACAAGACGAATTTCACCGATTACGGCGTGGCCGAGGCGCGCATCGTCGTGCTGGGCAACGCGATCGGCCCGGCTTTCGAAAATATGTTCGCCCCCGGCGACAGCATCGTCGCGGCCAAGGCGCGCCCGCCTCGCGCTTCGTTCACGTCGGTGCCCTATAAGGGCCTGAAACAAGCGCTGGCGTTCTTCAAGGAACTGCGCGCCGCGCGGCCGGACGTATCGCTCGACGTGTTTTCGAGCTTCGATTTCTACCCGGCGAATAATTTCTTCCGCCATCAGCCGAGCTGGAAATTTCTGGCGCAGGAGGCGAAGAACGCGCCCGGCGTCGTCTCGCACGGCAACGTGCCCCAGGCCGAACTCGCCCGCGCGCTGAAGGCGTCGCTGTTGCTGTTCTATCCCAATGTCGCGGCCGAGACCGCGTCGATCGCGACGATGGAGGCGATGGCGTCGGGCTGCGTGGTCATCACCACGGCGCTGGGCGCATTGCCGGAAACGACGGGCGAATTCGGCATCCTCGCCCCCGTCGTCGACCGCAATATCGATCCGCAGGCTTATGTGAATGCCGCGACCGCCATCGTCGACGCCTTCGCGCAGAACAATCCGGCTTTGGATGCGCGGCTGCGTCTGCAGGTCGATTGGGTCAACCGCGTCTATCGCTGGTCGGCGCGCGCCGAACAGGCCGAAGCCATCATCGGGGGGATCGCATGA
- a CDS encoding dihydroxy-acid dehydratase: protein MADTKKRHFKKGELRSKQWFGRTDRDGMVHRSWMKNQGLPHHLFDGRPVIGICNTWSELTPCNAHFRDLAESVKRGVLEMGGFPLEFPVMSLGETLMRPTTMLFRNLASMDVEESIRANPIDGVVLLVGCDKTTPALVMGAASCDLPTIALSGGPMLNGRWRDQQIGSGTHVWKFTELMKKGEMDTNDMVEAEACMSRSVGHCMTMGTASTMASMMEALGLALPTNAAIPAADSRRKVLAHMTGRRAVEMVKENLKLSKVLTKEAFENAIVANGAIGGSTNAVVHLLAMAGRMGVDLTLADWDRLGREVPCLVDLMPSGKYLMEDFYYAGGLPVVLREMGDKLNKKALTVNGKTIWENVKDAKNWNEKVITPRKKPFKKQGGIAVLRGNLAPDGAVLKPSAATPALMKHKGRAVVFEDIDDYNRRVDDPKLDVDKNCILVLKNCGPKGYPGFPEVGNFALPAKLLKQGVTDMVRISDARMSGTAYGTVVLHTAPEAAAGGPLALIKSGDIVELDVSKRLLKMHVSDAELEKRRKQWKGPPVHEARGWVKLYVEHVNQADKGVDLDFLVGGSGAPIGRESH from the coding sequence ATGGCCGACACGAAAAAGCGTCATTTCAAAAAGGGCGAACTGCGTTCCAAGCAATGGTTCGGCCGCACCGACCGCGACGGCATGGTGCACCGGTCCTGGATGAAGAATCAGGGCCTGCCGCATCATCTGTTCGACGGCCGTCCGGTCATCGGCATCTGCAACACGTGGTCGGAACTGACGCCCTGCAACGCGCATTTCCGCGATCTGGCCGAAAGCGTGAAGCGCGGCGTACTGGAAATGGGCGGCTTCCCGCTGGAATTCCCGGTGATGAGCCTGGGCGAAACCTTGATGCGCCCGACGACGATGCTGTTCCGCAACCTCGCCTCGATGGACGTGGAGGAATCGATCCGCGCCAACCCGATCGACGGCGTGGTGCTGCTGGTGGGCTGCGACAAGACCACGCCGGCCCTCGTGATGGGCGCCGCCTCCTGCGATCTGCCGACGATCGCGCTGTCGGGCGGGCCGATGCTCAACGGCCGCTGGCGCGACCAGCAGATCGGCTCGGGCACGCATGTGTGGAAATTCACCGAGCTGATGAAGAAGGGCGAGATGGACACCAACGACATGGTCGAGGCGGAAGCCTGCATGTCGCGCTCCGTCGGCCATTGCATGACGATGGGCACCGCCTCGACCATGGCGTCGATGATGGAAGCTTTGGGCTTGGCGCTGCCGACCAATGCCGCGATCCCGGCGGCGGATTCGCGCCGCAAGGTGCTCGCCCACATGACCGGGCGGCGCGCGGTCGAGATGGTGAAGGAAAACCTGAAACTCTCGAAGGTGCTGACCAAGGAAGCGTTCGAGAATGCGATCGTCGCCAACGGCGCCATCGGCGGTTCGACCAACGCGGTCGTCCACCTGCTCGCGATGGCCGGCCGCATGGGCGTGGATCTCACGCTCGCCGATTGGGACCGCCTGGGCCGCGAAGTGCCGTGCCTCGTCGATTTGATGCCGTCGGGCAAATACTTGATGGAGGATTTCTACTACGCCGGCGGCTTGCCCGTGGTGCTGCGCGAGATGGGCGACAAGCTCAACAAGAAGGCGCTGACCGTCAACGGCAAGACGATCTGGGAAAACGTCAAGGACGCGAAGAACTGGAACGAGAAGGTCATCACGCCGCGCAAGAAGCCCTTCAAGAAGCAGGGTGGCATTGCCGTCCTGCGCGGCAATCTCGCGCCCGACGGCGCGGTGCTGAAGCCGTCCGCCGCCACGCCCGCCTTGATGAAGCACAAGGGCCGCGCGGTCGTGTTCGAGGATATCGACGACTACAACCGCCGCGTCGACGATCCCAAGCTGGATGTCGATAAGAACTGCATCCTAGTGCTGAAGAATTGCGGCCCCAAGGGCTATCCGGGCTTCCCGGAAGTCGGCAATTTCGCGCTGCCGGCCAAGCTCTTGAAGCAGGGCGTGACGGACATGGTGCGCATCTCCGACGCGCGCATGTCGGGCACGGCCTACGGCACGGTCGTGCTGCACACGGCCCCCGAAGCCGCCGCCGGCGGCCCGCTGGCGCTGATCAAAAGCGGCGACATCGTCGAACTCGACGTGTCCAAGCGGCTTTTGAAAATGCACGTCTCGGACGCCGAGCTCGAAAAGCGCCGGAAGCAGTGGAAGGGCCCGCCGGTGCACGAAGCGCGCGGCTGGGTGAAGCTCTATGTCGAGCATGTGAACCAGGCCGACAAGGGCGTGGATCTCGACTTCCTGGTCGGCGGTTCGGGCGCCCCGATCGGCCGCGAAAGCCACTAA
- a CDS encoding LysE family translocator yields MSAEFLIVALIVVATPGTGMIYTVAAGLARGGKASVVAAFGCTLGIVPHMLAAITGLAALLHASALAFDIVKYAGVVYLLWMAWQTWRDKGALSLTAGGSARQGFLAVTVEAVAINLLNPKLSIFFFAFLPQFVAADAPGAVGQMLAMSAVFMAMTFAVFALYGLFAAAVRDRILTRPAVLAWMRRGFAATFALLGAKLALTER; encoded by the coding sequence ATGAGCGCCGAATTCCTGATCGTGGCGCTCATCGTCGTGGCCACACCCGGAACGGGCATGATCTACACCGTCGCGGCGGGGCTCGCGCGCGGCGGCAAAGCGAGCGTGGTGGCCGCGTTCGGCTGCACGCTCGGGATCGTGCCGCATATGCTGGCGGCGATCACCGGCCTTGCCGCGTTGCTGCACGCCAGCGCCCTTGCCTTCGATATCGTGAAATACGCGGGCGTCGTCTATCTGCTGTGGATGGCGTGGCAGACATGGCGCGACAAAGGCGCGCTCAGCCTGACGGCGGGCGGAAGTGCGCGCCAAGGCTTTCTGGCCGTGACCGTCGAAGCGGTGGCGATCAATCTGCTCAATCCCAAGCTCTCGATCTTCTTCTTCGCCTTCCTGCCCCAGTTCGTGGCCGCCGATGCGCCCGGTGCGGTCGGGCAGATGCTGGCGATGAGTGCGGTATTCATGGCGATGACCTTCGCGGTTTTCGCGCTTTACGGCTTGTTCGCGGCGGCGGTGCGCGACCGGATTTTGACCCGGCCCGCGGTGCTGGCCTGGATGCGCCGGGGCTTCGCGGCGACTTTCGCCCTGCTTGGCGCCAAACTGGCGCTGACGGAACGCTGA
- a CDS encoding pyridoxal phosphate-dependent aminotransferase — translation MPNFPLRPKSENLLGSLIREVSKDAMDKPGLIPLWFGEGDRPPAPAVVKAAHDALDQGYHYYSSSLGRPELREAIAAYVSRLRGLKIGPERIAVTSSGNSAIQMAMQLIVDPGDNVVFAVPLWPNAADACDHLNGEVRRVALRFTDNAGWSLDLDRLFAACDSRTKAIFLNSPGNPTGWLATKDELKAVVEFCRARNIWAIGDDVYERLVYEGDYAPSLLDFAQPGDPVLSVNSFSKSWCMTGWRMGWLVAPEGVVDTLGKIIEFNTSGANTMTQRAGIVALQQEDFVRDLRAHYAHARDIVHNRLAKFPKVRTARAQAAFYSFFQVQGMTDSVEFCKRVVREANVGLAPGRAFGPEGEGWVRLCFAIGHDKLETALDRLEPLLK, via the coding sequence ATGCCCAATTTCCCGCTACGCCCGAAATCCGAGAACCTGCTCGGCTCGCTGATCCGCGAAGTCTCCAAAGACGCGATGGATAAGCCCGGGCTGATTCCGCTGTGGTTCGGCGAGGGCGATCGCCCGCCCGCACCGGCGGTGGTCAAGGCGGCGCATGACGCGCTCGACCAGGGCTATCACTATTATTCGTCGAGCCTGGGCCGTCCGGAACTGCGCGAGGCCATCGCCGCTTACGTGTCGCGGTTGCGCGGCCTGAAGATCGGGCCGGAGCGCATCGCGGTCACGTCGTCGGGCAATTCGGCGATCCAGATGGCGATGCAGCTGATCGTCGATCCCGGCGACAACGTGGTGTTCGCCGTGCCGTTGTGGCCCAACGCGGCCGATGCGTGCGATCACCTCAACGGCGAAGTGCGGCGCGTCGCCTTGCGCTTCACCGACAACGCGGGCTGGTCGCTCGATCTCGACAGACTATTCGCGGCTTGCGATTCGCGCACCAAGGCGATCTTCCTGAACTCGCCGGGCAACCCGACCGGCTGGCTCGCGACCAAGGACGAATTGAAAGCCGTCGTCGAGTTTTGCCGCGCGCGGAACATCTGGGCGATCGGCGACGATGTTTACGAGCGCCTCGTCTACGAAGGCGATTACGCGCCCTCGCTGCTGGATTTCGCCCAACCCGGCGATCCGGTGCTGAGCGTGAATTCGTTCTCGAAAAGCTGGTGCATGACCGGCTGGCGCATGGGCTGGCTGGTCGCCCCCGAAGGTGTCGTCGACACGCTGGGCAAGATCATCGAGTTCAACACCTCCGGCGCGAATACGATGACCCAGCGCGCGGGCATCGTGGCGCTGCAGCAGGAGGATTTCGTGCGCGATCTGCGCGCGCACTACGCGCACGCGCGCGACATCGTGCATAACCGCCTGGCGAAATTCCCGAAGGTGCGCACGGCCCGCGCGCAAGCCGCGTTCTATTCCTTCTTCCAAGTGCAGGGGATGACCGACTCGGTCGAATTCTGCAAACGCGTGGTGCGCGAGGCGAATGTCGGCCTCGCCCCCGGCCGCGCCTTCGGTCCCGAAGGCGAGGGCTGGGTGCGGCTATGCTTCGCCATCGGACACGATAAACTCGAAACCGCCCTCGATCGATTGGAGCCTTTGCTGAAATGA